CATCGACGAATACCGTTACGTGAGGCCAAAAGGCCAAAAGGAAAGAAAATGCACAGAAAGAAgcaaaaggaaatataaacAGGACGAAGGGAAAAGCGCTGGGAAAGCGGTGAAAAAGCCGAGGAATGGCAAACCCAAAACTGACACCAAAAGCGGCTAACCCTTTATCGCACATAGGGTTTCCTTACAGGACCGCATATTTAGGTTGCAGTTATGGGGTCTtcctctttctctttctctcactctctctcgcCCTCTATCTCTTTCTTTCTCTCGCTGTCTCTGTTCCACTAGCCAACCCCCCTCCCGCCCACATCTATGGCTATGTGTGTGCGCTTTGGACACAGACAgtggcatacatatgtacatagttttgGGTTACCCAAAATCGACGTGATGTTATATTATATGGAAAACACAATTTGCTCAACGGtctgccatcgccatcgccactGCCGCcttcgcagtcgcagtcgctgcctctgccgcagtCGCCGTCGGCGTCGACGCCAACTTTAAGTAGCACTCGAAATCGTGGGCGGTAACGATTTCTATATGGGTACAAGGACCTACAGAAACTGACTGAAAAATGGAGGAGTTTGAAAacaggagggggggggggttaagAATGGTCAGGGGTGGCAAAAAATGAGGGGCCACTGTAGGGTTAAGTAAGGGGAACCCCCGACAACGATCCTCTTTATTCTGCGGACTGTTACTATTGCCATTTTGTGTGTGCCACTACAAAATGGGGTGCCATCTGGAGGAGCACCAGAACATACATTTTATAAGTATACAAACCAAAGAggatataataatattaaataaggAAAAAACAATGAGTAATCGTAATGCCTATCTTAAATATTGAGCTTTTTCGcttataatttctttattatttaagtaTTATAATACAAATGGAGCTTTGTTTGAAGTGAGCTAATTTGcatgaattaatttttgttatttacatTATCAGTGCAAGATTAACTTAACTTTAAGGTTtagttaaatgtttttaatttaagacCTAAGGCaaataatttagttaaatGTTTGTAACTTCAAAGCCAAGGCATGTGGTACAATACCATACAAATTTTCTGGATTGATCAGTGTGCCAATGATACTTACGAGTTTAAAATGGAAGTGagcattaaataaatttattgatgtcCTCAAGACACATTTGGCGAGTATTTGCCATATTATTGAGTGTGCAAGTTCAGCACCCACTGGCATTTGTTAATGAAAACGTCTTGAAAGTCTCTTTCAGTGCGAAAGTTTGAAAGGTTCTTTGTCAGACAATAAGTCCTCAAACGAAAGTTGCCATCTCAATGACATCCGTTGCTATATGGagctatatatgtatgtatattgtatatctATAGGTGCACACCCACCGATTGTTTTTTGCCCGCCTTTGTTTTGACTGAGCAGCAAAAGTTTGCATCAAAAAGACGCCAGACATGGCGAAATGTCGAGATGATGACAACTTCCACTTGTCTTAGTTTGACCCAGTTCGCCCGCATTGTACCGATATCAATggctatatatacatatatatatatatatggagaGCTATGGCTACAGATATAGCATGGCTATAGGTATACGTACAGGATGCGGATGTGTGCTGTGTAGGCGGGTGGGAATAGGAAAATGTCATGCAGCCATGCCAATCAAgtaatgcagcagcagcctgAATTTGCAAGACGCTTTTCTTCGAGACATTGGGTGTGGGTGGAAAATCGGGTTGGAAAATTGGGCGTTGGGAGAATGGGTGAGGGGCAAATGGGTCGGACGACTGGTGCTGCAGTGGTTCGTTTGGTTGGTTCGTTGGTGTCACATTTTCGGTGAAATTTTGGTTTGCAAACTTTGGCAAAACTTGGCCAAGTATTTGGCCTCAAGTGTGTTAAAACGAGACGGAGACAAGCCAGCCAGTCCGCCGGCGAAAGAGACGGCTAGCTGGGTGCttgaaagagagagagggagagtgTCGGGCATGTGAGTGTATTGTGGTCGGTCTGCCGCCGGAGAATTCGCCGCTCTACTCTACTCTTCTCTTCTATGTCTCTCGCTCACTCTCTCTTTGACTCAGCTAAGTCTTGGCGTTTTCTTAAGCTTCGGCTCCAATCATCTGCAGTCAGAGAAATTGGCTTAAATCGGTAGAAAAAAAACGTAAGtcgtacaaaaaaaaagttatctCTGGATCACTGCTCTTCCGAAAGACATCTTTAAAAACATTCCTTCCTCTTTCTAGAATACATTGGATATTTATATCTAATTCCAAAGTTCTGGACTAGTTATGTATACAAAAAGATTCGTCGTATTTAATAACAATCTTAAAAGGGAAATATACCTATATTATTAGCCCTTAGTAGGTCCTAAAGATTAAATGATAAATAACacaacgtggcgtatacgtgatatgTTGCAGTGCTCTTCTTTGGTCCTTTTGGCCCGTTTTTGGCTCTTTCGCCGTCGGCAATGCCTTCAGCCATCTTATTTAGCCTCTCGGGCTGCTCCGACTGCATCTTCCATTACGCTTCCTGGTGTAggaggggtggggggggggggtgcatCCTGCAGGATGCCCGCAACTGTGGGCTGCCACTTGATGGCGGCCACATGGACATGGCCAAGAAGCGGCCGACAGAGACGAAGCGAATGCGAGAGCGGGACGCCACTGGCTGGGGGataattttaatgaatttatttagAAGCTTGTCTTGGGGCAGGTGGCTTCTCTGTACTCACTCGTACATAAGCAGCAATGGCCGCCACTGGAAAATGGGGTAATGACGGCAGGGTGGTGGCCTCCCCTTAAGAGGGATTCCCTTACCAATGTTGTTTTGCTGCAACCGAAATGTGCGGCAGCATTTTTGGTCTTGCACAGTGGGCTATATGTGGTCTAGACGAGGCTTTTGGCTTTCTGCCCCTCATCTTGGCCTTCGTTTTCCGTGCGCTTGGCTCATTTTTTCGGGCTGCGAGATTTCGGTTATTGATCTTGGCATTGCATTTGGTGCTCACGGTGGATTTGCCACCGTTTAGTTtgaatttttagtttttggggCCTTTTAAACTTTGAACTTCTGGTCTAAAAGGCGTTCTTCTATACGATGAGTATAGCGTATACTTGTATGAACAAGAAAAAGACTACATCATACAGCTTCCgaagaaattatttaaaaataaagaaataggCAATGCTGCGGgggcttttgaaaaatttatttttggaaagTTTTACGGCTTGGAAATtcccatttcaattaaataatacggcaatctgtagttttatattgtatattgtatatatattttttttattgtattgttTTGCAGGATTCGCACACCATCTGGTGGGGATGCACAGCCACCTTCATGCGCCCGACTGGCGCGCCCACATGGCCTTGGGCGGTCGCCCAGCGGCCTTTACCGCCGCCCCCTTTTTTGGCCACCATGCGGCCGCTTTTCCCACCGCCAGTGGTCTGCGTGGATTGAGTGGTTAGTTGACAGGGCGATCCCGCAACCAAATGGCCtaagcaatatatatatatatatattaatttccctttttttcctGCAGGGGACagccagcagcaccagcagcagcagcagcagcaccagttGGCCACTGTGGGGGCGGCACATAGCACCACCAGTCCGGAGGGATCTCCGACCACCACAACCACGAGCGGTACGCAGCTTAGCGCCTTTGTCCAGCCACCAATGACGTCATCGCCACCGCCGGTCACCAGTTTGCAGCAtgacaataataataacaacagcaacaacaacaacagcagcagtcaCATTGATGCGGGTTTCGAAAGCGACAGCATTTCGGTAACAGGATCGCCGCGAAAAAGCCTCGGCTCCCCTTTGACCcacgacgaggaggaggcaGAGgcagaagctgaagctgaagcagAAGCAGAGGCGGAGGCTGAGGAAGCGGAGGTGGGCGGATTAAGTCGGAATGGTGGCGGCATTCAGGGCCCGCTGCACAGCGAAAGTTCCCCGGGCTCGGGTGGCGCCTTCACCGCCCTCATCCAGCGAAGTGGCAAAAATCCCACCGAATTATTCGGCGGCTTTGCCGCTGCAGGTGGAAATCACTTTGCACCCAGCGGTCATAGTTTCAATCCCGCTCTGGCCGCCCAACTCTTCCTGCAAAGTCCCCTCTTGCCGCAATCCAGCCAGTGGCTATATACCCAGCTATATGGCAGCTACAGTGATCTACCCTGGCTGAGGAACGCGGCGGCTGCGGCGGCCGCGAATATAAATCCCGGCCAGGAGAACTCCGGCATACCGCCATTGGGCAGCAATCCCGATCACGATGGCGTTAACCTGATCAAGCGCTGTGTCACACTGATAACCCACAATCCGCCGGACGCGGAGAACGCCAATCCAAACGCCTCGCCGCCGGTCAGCTCCACCAGGCGATCGCCCTCCCCCGTGGAAACCATCGATCTGGACGACGTGAGCACCACATCGCGCTCGGCCAGCGGTTCAAGCGGCCATGGCGGCGGAgtcggtggtggtggtgcagtCGGACCCATTAGGACGCGCACACCCAAACCGTCGGCGGATGTCTGGCGTCCCTACTAGCGGCTGGCGGCCGCCTTGCTCGGCACATGTCTGGCGGCCCAAGGTCAAGGGGGCGGCGTCGGAGTTCCCGATGAGCAGGAGGCGGAGCGGGTCACCTAGCTGGTCCACAGCGAGGGGAAATGGGCAGGAAGAGGGCGCAGCAGCGAGCTTGTGGTGTTGTGAATAGTCGCCATATCGCAGCTGGCGGGGATTGCAACTTGAATTTGTTGAGCCATTGGAAGAGCCAAGCAGGATATTCAATTACAACTAAAACTAATAGAAAAGTTTGGCTAGGAACAGGAATTTCATGTAATGCAATAAATTATGTTTGAAATTAAACCGATTTATGTTCGCTtgtcaacaaaataaatcacaaaaaaagtaataccacttttataaacatttcaaaaataatttaaggacTTGAgcataatgaaattaaatgtctCTTGTCATTCTCATAAATGCTTGATGAATTcatgaattattatttttcaaaaacagcACATATGATTTTGAGCCTATTCAGTGAAAAAATCGTTCAAATAATCAAATATATGGCATTTAAAACTCGAAAATCAATTATCAAATGCACCAGATATATGAGAAATTATATCAAAATTACTTCAGATGGCAAAATATCTTTGTTTTTGATCAACTTGAACTTACTAGGCCTCTATTTTCAATTCGGTTATTCggttaaataattataacaataATTTTCAAACGAAATATCAAATAACAAATTCAGGGAGCAACACTCGCGTCAagtaattttgtttgtttgtttttttttatggttaACCGTAATGTAAGTGGCTCACATATcgaatttaaatcaattagcATGGCCCTAAgaatcaaatatatataattagtGGAGGGCGGGGCTGACATACATAATACACGAATATATACGAGATCTGTGTACATTGAACATATTTATTGCTCTGTATTTCCCCCTCTTAAATGAATATTGCAACAAATTAAACATAGTTCTTAAGAaaataccatttttttttgcaagaCACAAAGAACATGAAAGTATGAAAACggaatgaaataataatatacattttaaaatttattaaaaataaatttaagcaaaGACATAAAACAAACGGACACTGAATACACAGACATACACAATAACACACCGATTTGTATATAAGGTACTTGAGTAGTGTGCCAAAGATTcgttaataaaaatttcaacTAAAAGTAGTTTCTTTATATGAAGGCATACAACTGAAACCTACAATATAACTAACCGCAAAAAatgcagatatatatataggtcAGGAATGTATCTTTAAACTTTAAGTTTTACATTCAAAGCAAACGATAATGTGGTTGCATCCGCTGATAGCTGACTTTGAAAGGCATACGCTTTCAAATAATTAACTTTGCGAATAATGGAAACTAGGTGTATTATTCACCCCAAGACTGGGAGCCCATTTTTTGAAGGCCTCTTTAAGGGTATGAAAAAATCGAGCAGCCGCAGAAGGAGACGGAAGGCGTGTGAGTGAGAGGCAAAGCGGGGATTTGGATAATCAGCGCCGCCAAGAAAAGCTTTTAAGAAAATTAATTCGCCCCACGCCCAAGTCGCTTGAAGGGGTTAACACAGATATAAAGACGAAAAGGAGAATTGAATTTATTGCCGGGGAGTCTTCGGCGGAGTTTTGGCGCAAATAGAAATCTGGCCCTgtaaaaagtttaaataaatggtCAAACTTGAAAGCGAAAAAAGCCAAGCAGAAAAATCCAGAAAAGGGTCTCGTCTGAAGGATAGGCAAGGCAAGGAGTGAGACGCAAAGACTGGCAACTTTGAATGTATACTCCTTACAGGGTACAACTTGGCCAAGCCGGCTTATTTAAGTCGTGGGAATAATGAATTAGTTTGTCcactttttcagttttccatCTCAGGCTAAATGAGCTTGGCAGCGATCCAAAAACGCAGCTCAAAgtgttattttactttgcgcTTTCCCGCTTTTCTTTGTCCAATGGAGCATAGAAGCAATTAGCGATTGGCTTCTAAgtagagcaaaaaaaaaaaaaaaagaatgaaaataaGGGGCTTATTAACGGGTAAACCTTTGGGGATTAACCTAATCGCTCGTGTTAACTTCAGATTATTTATCTTCAACAGGATTTCAATAATATGGCAAGCTGCTGATTTTGATGCGAAAAATCAGACTCTGCGTGGGAAAAGTCTTAGGCGTATTCCTTTCAAATTGTCCTgccttttattatttttatacccgttataTTCCTGATCAGTATCTGGCCatgtctgtccgtatgaacgctACGATCTCAGGACCTATGTATTAAAGCTAGAGCGTTGAGATTGATCAATAAGGATGCCAGAGGCCTTCAAACCGCCGAAAGCTgtcattttgaatttatttttttctcattcGCACTTCCACTAGTATGAGTATTGAGTATATAATCTTTCAATTGAAAACTCTCCTGTTTCCTTTTTTccacacaatttttttttccaggtCTCCAAACGCATTTGTCAAGTGTTGCGACTAAGCCCTAAGGCCATATGTGACGTCTGCCAACCCCATTTCTCGGGAGCCCCATTATGGAGATATCATGTGTAAGTAAGAAAAGGTTTATCTAGCGTGCTCGAATCAGAAACAAATGGCAGAAAATTAACGCGGCCTTATGAGTCGGAACTGACAAATCGTCAGGCACATCCTGACCCTGATCCCTGTCGTTAAAATCCGAAAATTAACATACTCAAATGTGAACACTTTTCGTCCCAAAAAAGGCGGctgaagaaattaaaaatgaataacCTGAAACGAAGGCAATGATGTCCCGTCCTTGGGGGTAGCTTTCCGCTTTCCGTCTTCAGCCCTCCACTTCATCGTCATCAACACAACCTTGTCTCGTGTCACCTTTTCCGACACATCCTCCTGCCGACATCGACATCCTTGTTGTATCCTGCTCATGGTCAATGCTCCTGCCGGACTCAGCTGTATTTTCTGATTCTTTTGAGCGGTATACTCCTTGGTCACAGAGGGCGGTAATTTACCGTGTAGAGAATATACATTGGAacattgtatttaaattgtaagaatatttatattttacagtTCTTCTCTTGCTTATAGCAGGTCTTGCAAGGAAACCACATCGTACGATTCCAATATAAGTATGTAACTATTATCATAATTAGTTTTGAAAACTGTATTTCAGATTTTATGATCAATCAGTATGTCAAAGCTAAGTATAATCCCCATAGGTATGTCTCATTCGGTAGACTTGAACATAATTGCCTTTCTTCACAGTCTTGCCCCATAGCTATGTGGCAAAGAAATATTGAATCGGAGTCGAAAATTCCGAGCTGCCTTCCTTCCAATTTGGCCTGACACTAGAAGGAGCCGGGCTCGAGGACCTGCCAGTCTGAAGACGTTGTCCTGGCTACCCGTTTCTGCCTCAAATGATGACTGGCATTTGATGGCGACAAATGTGGGTGGGTGAGTGGTGAGTGGTGAGTGGTGAGTGGTTGGCAATCTTAAGAAATGGCAACGACACAACCTAATAAACTGTTGCCCAGGACGACGAGCATTTGACATTGGCCGGCTTTTAGCCTCCGTCGCTGTGAGCATTTCCACCAGATTGTTGGCAACAAAGGACCAAACTTTCATATCGTGTTTGAGGTTGAACAGGTTCGAAATTAAAGCATCTGCTTCTCTGCGTgaatttcccatttccacccATTTTCGTCTGTCGCTCAAGCGTTAAATAGAAAATTTTATGGCCACTCGTTGTGAGTGTTAGTGTCCTGgtaacacacgcacacaattGTCCACTCGCAGTTAAGGAGGTATGGTAATGTAAATACGCAGGGCTGGAGAAAATACACAGGATAACCCCAACGCCACAGGgataatataatataagaTAAGCTGTGAAGGATAATTTCAGTATTAGCAATCAAATAGTGAGTAGGCTAAATATATTACTATTTAAGCACAATTGCCAACTAGTACCAACCAGAATAGTGTTTGTTCAAGTAtgtttaatagaaaaactCAGCAAATTCCGACATCCAAGCATACCCTCATCCCCTCATTTAGACGCCAGTTTAGAGACACACACTCGAACACACATCTTCATTGCAATAAGTGGGCTTTCAATTAACATTTGCCAGCCCCCGGAAAAGCTGCAGTCCCCATTCAAATGCCAAGTAATTTGACTTTATGCCATTCTCAAGCGCCAAAAACTTGTGTGCACATCAGGGGGATGGCAGACAACTTAAGGCCGACAGGATTCACCGTTTGGTGCTAATTATGCCATCATTAGAGACACCCACACAACTCCAACCAACAGCACATGCAATAAATTTGACACCACCCCCTTTTGGAATGGCATCGTGTGACGTCAGTTTATTGCAAATCGTTGGGTATTGGGGTATTTTCCGGTTATTATGACACATTGAAGCACTTGaatgcactgggagaaaatgAGCAACAGCTTCGCATATATGTAGCTTAATTCTTGAGAGTACTTCAATTTGAGTTTACATAACAATTTTggtgaaattaatatttgtttcattcattcatttcgaAGATGAATGGATAAGATAACTTATCCATGAGTTATCCCACCCTTAATGTCCCACAATTGACTTCGACTTTATTTACGGTGTAGACGCACATTCGAAGGCATGTTCGCAAAATTTTGCATGGGGCACTTGCTATCTAATCACTTGCAGTGCTAATTGCTCGacttattattaataaattgcttaattgttgccgttgctgcATTCCACATATTGAGAAATCAAGGGACGACATTTTCCGAGAacgaatatggaatgccacgaatgcgaaatggaaatgagatAAGTTGTCTTTATCGAATCGGAATctgaaaattatttcaatGGTTTTTAATTGTTGAGCTGTCGTAATTtcatattaattgttttgtgcatgagaaatttaaattattgtataATGTTGTGCACTGCGCATAATTGAAGTCGaatgaattattaaaattcgatttaaaacaaaaacttctCTCTCATTTCCCCACGCGAAAATTGGACGGGATTTCCGCGAAGTACAAGTGAAAGCAGCTACCAACTTTCAACTACCCAGTGAACCAGATTCTTGCCGATTAAAGTGCAATTTTGAACACTTGCCGTGCAATTTTCTCGATTTCACTCGAATGCCCGACACACGGGCGCGGGTTTTCTGGAAgccaaaataaacaacaaccaGCAGCCGGCGGAGTCACAAACTTGGTAACGGTTAGGATCGGAAAATGGGAGAGCGGTAACTCGCGTTGGGCGGTGGAGATCGCGGAGCGGGAACGGAAGCGGGAACGGGAACcacaaaacattttgttgGACAGCGAACGGCCGGCAAAGGACATCGAAGCGACAGCGTCGCCTGTAACATGACAGGTGGCCTGGCCGCCCACAgacaccacccaccaccacccactaccACCCAGCACCCATCTAACGCCGCCCCACCCACTTTGCCGCCCACTCTTCCAGCTTTGTCACAGGAACTGTTAATAATGTGCAGCGTGAGCAGGAACGGAACAGAAAATCAGCGTCATTGGCGCACCTACAACATGCGATGTTGCGGTTAGCGACACAACTTCGGGcccggaaaatggaaaagctcCCTCGACCCCTCGAACCACCAACGTGACCCAAGCGCCCCAGCTCCGCTCCACG
The DNA window shown above is from Drosophila melanogaster chromosome X and carries:
- the RunxB gene encoding runt related B, whose product is MHISAEVSSTTSNQIQQQQQQHQQQQQHQLLQHQQQQTATTTTTKRRNAESSASSNNNNNNNTSTTNNNNTNNNNNSTTNNNNNNNNNNVKTKPVDTSPYLTPENLIERTVDVLLAEHPGELVKTGSPHVVCTTLPTHWRSNKTLPIAFKVLALGEVMDGTIVTIRAGNDENFCGELRNCTAVMKNQVAKFNDLRFVGRSGRGKSFTLTIVISTNPIQIATYTKAIKVTVDGPREPRSKVRHQGFHPFAFGPQRFGPDPLMAGLPFKLPGFAHHLVGMHSHLHAPDWRAHMALGGRPAAFTAAPFFGHHAAAFPTASGLRGLSGDSQQHQQQQQQHQLATVGAAHSTTSPEGSPTTTTTSGTQLSAFVQPPMTSSPPPVTSLQHDNNNNNSNNNNSSSHIDAGFESDSISVTGSPRKSLGSPLTHDEEEAEAEAEAEAEAEAEAEEAEVGGLSRNGGGIQGPLHSESSPGSGGAFTALIQRSGKNPTELFGGFAAAGGNHFAPSGHSFNPALAAQLFLQSPLLPQSSQWLYTQLYGSYSDLPWLRNAAAAAAANINPGQENSGIPPLGSNPDHDGVNLIKRCVTLITHNPPDAENANPNASPPVSSTRRSPSPVETIDLDDVSTTSRSASGSSGHGGGVGGGGAVGPIRTRTPKPSADVWRPY